One Leptospira bouyouniensis DNA window includes the following coding sequences:
- the ruvA gene encoding Holliday junction branch migration protein RuvA, producing the protein MIASLRGKLLQLEIDRLVVEVSGVGYEVLIPFPLHLECQDKLNSEIFIHTYHSITDRAQRLFGFNSKKDRELFELIKSLHGIGELTALKILSFFQADDLYQIAKADDKKTLEKIPKVKGKTSEKILFEIKQNLKKFEMFLNEGTTEISFVDRETDLATLALIQLGFDEKTATKQVTDAKKLNPGLSASDIVKQVITGTR; encoded by the coding sequence ATGATAGCAAGTTTACGTGGAAAATTACTCCAATTAGAAATTGATCGTTTGGTGGTGGAAGTGTCGGGTGTGGGGTATGAAGTGTTGATTCCATTCCCCTTACACTTAGAGTGTCAGGACAAACTCAATTCAGAAATTTTTATCCATACCTACCACTCCATTACCGATCGCGCACAAAGGTTATTCGGTTTTAATTCAAAAAAAGACCGTGAATTATTTGAACTCATCAAATCCCTCCATGGCATTGGAGAACTCACTGCCTTAAAAATCCTTTCCTTTTTCCAAGCCGATGATTTGTACCAGATCGCCAAGGCAGATGACAAAAAAACCTTAGAAAAAATCCCAAAAGTGAAAGGGAAAACATCTGAAAAAATTCTATTTGAGATCAAACAAAATCTTAAAAAATTCGAAATGTTCTTAAATGAGGGGACAACCGAAATCAGTTTTGTGGATCGAGAAACAGACCTTGCGACACTTGCTCTCATTCAACTTGGTTTTGATGAGAAAACTGCCACCAAACAAGTAACTGATGCTAAAAAATTAAATCCAGGACTCAGTGCCTCTGACATCGTCAAACAGGTGATTACTGGTACAAGATAA
- a CDS encoding VOC family protein encodes MSRPFKVLGIQQVAIGGESKEKLSKFWVEVMGLTKVSDYKSEKENVDEDILSMGNGPYKVEIDLMQPIDPIKSPKVHDPKLNHIGLWIDKLEECVEYLTKQGVRFTPGGIRKGAAGYNVCFIHPKGNEEFPLCSEGVLVELVQAPDDVIKALS; translated from the coding sequence ATGTCACGTCCATTTAAAGTTTTAGGTATCCAACAGGTTGCCATTGGTGGCGAATCAAAAGAAAAATTATCAAAGTTTTGGGTTGAGGTCATGGGACTTACTAAGGTTTCCGATTACAAAAGTGAAAAGGAAAACGTAGACGAAGATATTCTTTCTATGGGGAATGGACCGTACAAAGTTGAAATCGATTTGATGCAACCAATTGACCCAATCAAAAGTCCCAAGGTACATGATCCTAAATTGAATCATATTGGTCTTTGGATCGATAAGTTAGAAGAATGTGTTGAGTATTTAACGAAACAAGGGGTTCGTTTTACACCAGGTGGGATACGAAAAGGTGCAGCTGGGTATAACGTATGTTTTATCCACCCTAAAGGTAATGAAGAATTTCCACTCTGTAGTGAAGGTGTCCTTGTGGAGTTAGTACAAGCTCCGGATGATGTGATCAAAGCACTTAGCTAA
- a CDS encoding lysylphosphatidylglycerol synthase transmembrane domain-containing protein gives MRKLIFGIIVSGIAIYFLQKNFDISEFKRLEGKVNWWIFPLLILSNLWAFIPFSIRWYHLLEKKITINQSFSTAIIGVGLNMVLPARGGDLVRLLMNKRDSDLPLTHLLSRIFLEKVMDLGAVVVIGAAALFYMGLGQTKNLSLLLISSLVIIGMLVGLILVKYFLSLLRSIALKIFSIVGKQSLYENKLDHHLVEFSEFLQGDKLIKPLAYSLPIWVFGYAISYYLAGLLIGMPVRFPEALLFMFLGGMGVAIPSAPSGIGVFHAAIISGFIILGRDPGEGLVYATVVHLSQFLITTILACFAYFFWRLAHRKTEKVD, from the coding sequence ATGAGAAAACTTATTTTTGGAATTATCGTTTCAGGCATTGCAATTTATTTTTTACAAAAGAACTTTGATATCAGCGAATTCAAAAGATTAGAAGGAAAAGTGAATTGGTGGATATTCCCTCTTCTGATTCTATCTAACCTTTGGGCTTTCATTCCTTTTTCCATCAGATGGTATCATCTCCTAGAAAAAAAGATAACGATTAACCAATCTTTCTCAACGGCTATCATTGGAGTTGGATTGAATATGGTTTTACCGGCTCGTGGTGGTGACTTGGTAAGACTACTCATGAACAAAAGAGATTCAGATTTGCCTCTCACCCACTTACTAAGTAGAATTTTCTTAGAAAAGGTAATGGATTTAGGTGCCGTGGTTGTGATTGGAGCAGCTGCTCTTTTTTATATGGGATTAGGGCAAACAAAAAACCTAAGCCTACTTTTGATTTCTAGTTTAGTGATCATAGGTATGTTAGTTGGTCTTATTTTAGTAAAATACTTTTTATCTTTATTAAGGTCCATTGCACTAAAAATCTTTTCAATCGTCGGCAAACAATCACTATATGAAAACAAACTAGATCACCACTTAGTTGAATTTTCAGAGTTTTTGCAAGGGGATAAACTAATCAAACCACTAGCCTATTCTCTACCAATATGGGTTTTTGGTTATGCTATTTCTTACTATCTAGCAGGTTTACTGATCGGAATGCCCGTTCGATTTCCGGAAGCTTTACTCTTTATGTTTTTAGGAGGAATGGGTGTTGCGATTCCATCTGCTCCTTCAGGAATTGGTGTATTCCATGCGGCGATCATTTCAGGATTTATCATTTTAGGAAGAGACCCAGGAGAGGGTTTAGTTTACGCTACAGTGGTACATTTAAGCCAGTTCCTGATTACGACGATCCTTGCATGTTTCGCATATTTCTTTTGGCGCTTAGCACACCGTAAAACAGAGAAGGTTGATTAA
- a CDS encoding ABC transporter ATP-binding protein yields the protein MLLRVHNLTKRFGKEEAVSSVSFDVNQGDYVAIIGPSGSGKTTLLSMLTGMLSPTEGDILFDQIKLSQISKQELAEIRARDLGLVFQFSELVGNLTIKENILLPALFTKKFSNDDYLRKCDYLIEHLKLGDIQNSLPRTLSGGQIQKAAIARSLINDPAILFADEPSGDLDPENSYLVQLLLNEYNKRNHSIILVTHDMKLAFDAQTVYEMKNGRFEQVIKGE from the coding sequence ATGTTACTGCGTGTCCACAACCTGACGAAACGATTTGGAAAAGAAGAAGCGGTGAGTTCGGTGAGCTTCGATGTGAACCAAGGGGACTATGTTGCCATCATTGGTCCATCAGGTTCTGGAAAAACCACTCTCTTATCCATGTTAACAGGCATGTTATCTCCTACAGAAGGGGACATTTTGTTCGACCAAATCAAACTCTCTCAAATTTCCAAACAAGAGTTAGCAGAGATCCGCGCCAGAGACCTGGGCCTTGTTTTCCAATTTTCGGAACTTGTAGGAAACCTAACGATTAAGGAAAATATCCTACTACCGGCTTTATTCACCAAAAAATTCTCAAACGATGACTACCTCCGAAAATGTGATTATCTAATCGAACATTTAAAATTAGGTGATATCCAAAATTCTCTACCAAGGACTTTATCTGGTGGCCAGATCCAAAAAGCAGCCATTGCAAGATCACTTATCAATGACCCAGCTATCCTTTTTGCCGATGAACCTTCAGGGGATTTGGATCCAGAAAATAGTTACCTTGTTCAACTATTACTGAACGAATACAATAAACGTAATCATTCCATCATTCTTGTGACGCACGATATGAAACTCGCCTTTGATGCCCAAACCGTTTATGAAATGAAAAACGGAAGGTTCGAACAAGTGATCAAGGGAGAGTGA
- a CDS encoding S41 family peptidase: MKFSIPSLFLFSILSFQLISCKPAQNKTSNKSNLKFDSIETLKSESKYPYLYVGKINLEHFIKLKNDITILHLTSDKISASASFGGAIKKAYELLSIDFYPKSFYDLNKNNGKIISHGVLIPSEDTVFVRLKQENYDPKDITEWEPKKRKELSQHFASLNLEYSDLEKHLDTVYNLAKNDTTITKDFKDQNILLEKIIFNAMLGYAEEIDPHTKVYDAKEIKTETSFNVLNNISHRVFPGYPDILYIKIKNFLQFNDKFTIASAAKKIIEHELNEKKKNQNTVGALLIDLRESEQANLIELRKFLSLLISSKNLFSIKNRYEENIYPSFKGDAIVWDGPIGILVGPKTTAGGELVAGSLRENKNAIILGSRTFGQGTFQMFFEVGTKTGYFYAITNSKMYLPSGEEIQGFGIIPDINIDDPNKASNIPHETKFWNWIKPTKDKNPYIPKNIQSKLDERLKQNSTSNGLFAEENPLDLDPVLTESVDYFKTYLSMMKELK; this comes from the coding sequence ATGAAATTTTCCATACCCTCCCTATTTTTATTTTCAATTCTTTCTTTCCAATTAATTTCCTGCAAACCTGCCCAAAACAAAACTTCAAACAAATCAAACCTAAAATTCGATTCGATCGAAACGTTAAAAAGTGAAAGCAAATACCCCTACCTCTATGTTGGGAAAATCAACTTAGAACATTTTATAAAATTAAAAAATGACATTACGATCCTACATCTAACTAGCGATAAAATCAGCGCCTCGGCATCTTTTGGAGGTGCAATCAAAAAAGCATACGAACTGCTCTCTATAGATTTTTATCCAAAAAGTTTTTATGACTTAAACAAAAATAATGGAAAAATAATCAGTCATGGAGTTTTAATCCCGTCCGAAGATACTGTCTTTGTACGCCTAAAACAAGAAAATTACGATCCAAAAGATATTACAGAATGGGAACCGAAAAAAAGAAAGGAACTCTCTCAGCATTTTGCATCTTTAAATCTTGAGTATTCAGACTTAGAAAAACACTTAGACACCGTTTACAATTTAGCAAAAAACGATACAACGATCACCAAGGACTTCAAAGATCAAAATATTTTATTAGAGAAAATCATTTTTAATGCCATGTTAGGATATGCAGAAGAGATCGACCCACACACAAAAGTTTACGATGCAAAAGAAATTAAAACGGAAACATCTTTCAATGTTCTTAATAATATTTCGCACAGAGTCTTTCCTGGTTACCCTGATATTCTCTACATAAAAATAAAAAATTTTTTGCAATTTAATGACAAATTTACAATCGCAAGTGCTGCAAAAAAAATCATTGAACACGAATTAAACGAAAAAAAGAAAAATCAAAATACAGTAGGCGCACTCCTTATAGATTTAAGAGAAAGTGAACAAGCAAATCTCATTGAGCTTCGAAAGTTTTTATCACTTTTAATTTCTTCTAAAAATTTATTTAGCATTAAAAATCGATATGAAGAAAATATATACCCCTCTTTCAAAGGTGATGCAATTGTTTGGGATGGTCCTATCGGAATTTTAGTAGGTCCAAAAACCACTGCAGGAGGAGAACTCGTTGCGGGAAGTCTTCGTGAAAATAAAAATGCCATCATACTTGGATCGAGAACCTTTGGGCAAGGTACGTTCCAAATGTTTTTTGAAGTTGGAACTAAAACAGGATATTTTTATGCTATCACCAATTCAAAAATGTATCTTCCTTCTGGTGAAGAAATCCAAGGATTTGGTATTATTCCCGATATCAATATAGATGATCCAAATAAAGCAAGCAACATCCCCCATGAAACAAAATTTTGGAATTGGATCAAACCAACAAAAGATAAAAATCCATACATTCCCAAAAACATACAATCGAAACTTGATGAACGCCTTAAACAAAACTCCACCTCCAATGGTTTGTTTGCAGAAGAAAACCCACTGGATTTAGATCCAGTTTTAACAGAATCCGTAGATTACTTTAAAACATATCTAAGTATGATGAAAGAATTGAAATAA
- a CDS encoding restriction endonuclease → MAFFIFVGAAVILLGFLLTFVIGQRRDSYAKALSLATLGNFLDARALVREKLEEDHQNPYGHYVMAKIYAMENDPLNEAKHLEIIKKNNRYTKEIDQVTVSNRIAEIYYNKDFFEEAFFHYLDTLHVDRSNPIACIRLGFMALGQKEFKIADHFFARIPEEKINLASYYIAKGVISGVTGGGKEREYFEKAYKIEKTPVSGFLYALSLSRENKHKDAVKTAIAISEQIDDEFVRFTLFQFLMTEAILMQNFPEALKYGRLCLEMAKLNAWQSEITECSIHFAMITTYMGRYDEGAEYLIEAEAERLDDPDVVALANLKYRLERGTGTIESLTHEYDLTRELNLLSVNLFPNSRYFELSGMRSSKPFNIKGMVDESGKKLTSKLDMLGLDKFEKFISLQGTNFKNQATRMVMSLGYRVTKEISNPEADGVNLLASSKEDVNKRALFRVRKWKDAKVSDVFLREMTNQMEDMGATKGYVIGNFDVTEAGKKIIAASNGALEMYSGDMFEDLLNKTM, encoded by the coding sequence TTGGCATTTTTTATCTTTGTAGGAGCCGCTGTGATTTTGCTTGGGTTTCTTTTGACCTTTGTCATTGGGCAAAGGCGGGATAGTTATGCCAAAGCCCTAAGCCTTGCGACTTTAGGGAATTTTCTAGATGCGAGAGCACTCGTTCGAGAAAAGTTAGAGGAAGACCACCAAAATCCATACGGTCACTACGTGATGGCAAAAATTTATGCCATGGAAAATGATCCACTCAACGAGGCAAAACACCTCGAAATCATCAAAAAAAATAACCGTTATACCAAAGAAATAGACCAAGTAACGGTATCCAACCGAATCGCTGAGATTTATTATAACAAAGATTTTTTTGAAGAAGCATTTTTCCATTACCTGGACACACTCCATGTTGACAGGTCGAATCCGATTGCCTGTATTCGTTTGGGTTTTATGGCACTTGGTCAGAAAGAATTCAAAATTGCGGATCATTTTTTTGCAAGAATCCCTGAGGAAAAAATCAACCTGGCCTCATATTATATCGCCAAAGGTGTGATCTCGGGTGTCACTGGCGGGGGTAAAGAACGAGAGTATTTTGAAAAGGCTTACAAAATTGAAAAAACTCCTGTCTCTGGATTTTTATATGCCTTATCACTTTCCCGCGAAAACAAACACAAAGATGCGGTAAAAACTGCAATCGCCATTAGTGAACAAATCGATGATGAATTTGTCCGTTTTACTTTATTCCAGTTCCTAATGACAGAAGCCATTCTAATGCAAAATTTTCCTGAAGCTTTGAAGTATGGTAGATTGTGTCTTGAGATGGCAAAACTCAATGCATGGCAGAGTGAAATCACAGAGTGTAGTATCCATTTTGCGATGATCACAACGTACATGGGCCGTTACGATGAAGGGGCCGAATATTTAATTGAAGCAGAAGCGGAAAGATTGGATGATCCAGATGTGGTTGCCCTTGCCAATTTAAAGTATCGATTGGAACGCGGAACGGGTACTATTGAGTCATTAACACATGAATATGATCTTACTCGCGAATTGAATTTACTGTCTGTGAATTTATTTCCAAACTCCCGTTATTTTGAATTAAGTGGGATGCGTTCTTCCAAACCATTTAATATCAAAGGAATGGTGGATGAGAGTGGGAAAAAACTCACATCCAAATTGGATATGCTTGGTCTTGATAAATTTGAAAAATTCATCAGTTTACAAGGAACCAATTTTAAAAACCAAGCCACAAGGATGGTGATGAGTCTAGGATATCGAGTGACAAAAGAGATATCAAACCCAGAAGCAGATGGTGTCAATTTACTCGCTTCTTCCAAAGAAGATGTAAACAAACGAGCACTCTTTCGAGTGAGAAAATGGAAAGATGCAAAGGTATCCGATGTTTTCCTTCGTGAAATGACAAACCAAATGGAAGATATGGGAGCAACCAAAGGGTATGTGATTGGAAATTTTGATGTAACAGAAGCAGGGAAAAAAATCATCGCCGCAAGTAATGGAGCACTTGAGATGTATTCTGGTGATATGTTCGAAGACCTTCTCAACAAAACAATGTAA
- a CDS encoding ABC transporter permease, with translation MPNSNTSYFPILVGKKESYVNSVLEVIQLTYISFALRLLSRDRLYSLAYGLVGTLVFTFLVLAVRIHFHLYGGVSLTSIVSFDKSPQILFYATSFALMTLFFFHCLHGLGEIGVMMAVGGNRMGCIFLHSLSLFFLFLPSFLLAILINMGLLPPPPDFGIWGEVKSVFTCLVLFLFLGIAVAFPTVGISTYMDPYQSIRRQK, from the coding sequence ATGCCAAATTCGAATACTTCCTATTTTCCTATTTTGGTTGGTAAAAAAGAGTCTTACGTCAATTCTGTCCTGGAAGTGATACAACTCACCTACATTTCGTTTGCTCTTCGACTTCTCTCAAGAGATCGTCTTTATTCCTTGGCCTATGGCCTTGTAGGAACCCTTGTTTTTACTTTCCTCGTACTTGCGGTACGGATCCACTTCCACCTATACGGGGGAGTGTCTCTTACTAGTATCGTTTCCTTTGACAAGTCTCCTCAGATTCTTTTTTACGCCACAAGCTTTGCACTCATGACTTTATTTTTCTTCCACTGCCTGCATGGACTTGGTGAGATTGGAGTGATGATGGCAGTCGGGGGAAACCGAATGGGATGTATCTTTTTACATTCGTTGTCCTTATTTTTCCTATTTTTACCGAGTTTCCTCCTCGCAATCCTTATCAACATGGGATTGTTACCTCCCCCTCCCGACTTTGGGATTTGGGGGGAAGTTAAGTCCGTTTTCACATGTTTGGTGTTATTTCTATTTTTAGGTATCGCTGTCGCATTTCCAACCGTTGGCATTAGCACGTATATGGACCCCTATCAGTCCATACGGAGACAAAAATAA
- a CDS encoding YbjN domain-containing protein, translated as MRSFISSLLIFVVFSTVFSVNAQALKGKESESAHKSATLHYKVEKNLIKKLLLELGYQIISDEDKLLIVSYQDFRVGLVSGNDSSIQFYSSFNTDKKNKIELANKWNQKMRYSRSYMDGEGRLVLESDFDYSGGVSEEAIKEFLQKFQILNSQFSTLLILAE; from the coding sequence GTGAGATCGTTTATTTCTTCTCTTTTAATTTTTGTAGTATTTTCCACAGTTTTTTCAGTCAACGCGCAGGCCCTCAAAGGAAAAGAATCCGAATCTGCGCACAAATCTGCCACCTTACATTATAAAGTCGAAAAAAATCTAATCAAAAAATTGTTGTTAGAGTTAGGTTACCAAATCATTAGTGATGAAGACAAACTACTCATTGTATCCTATCAAGATTTCAGAGTAGGTCTTGTTTCTGGAAATGATTCCTCCATTCAATTTTATTCCTCGTTCAATACTGACAAAAAAAACAAAATTGAACTCGCAAATAAATGGAACCAAAAAATGCGTTACTCTAGAAGTTACATGGACGGGGAAGGTAGACTAGTTTTAGAAAGTGATTTTGATTATTCTGGAGGAGTCAGTGAGGAAGCCATCAAAGAATTTTTGCAAAAGTTTCAAATTCTAAATTCCCAATTTAGTACATTACTTATACTCGCTGAATGA
- a CDS encoding histidine triad nucleotide-binding protein, with amino-acid sequence MENCIFCKIIKGEIPSKKEYESDSIFVFHDITPQAPIHLLIIPKIHITSMNEINSLDPKVIHEIFQVIPKLAEKNGISEKGYRVVNNCGSHGGQTVSHIHFHLLGGRHLQWPPG; translated from the coding sequence ATGGAAAACTGTATTTTTTGTAAGATCATAAAAGGAGAAATTCCTTCCAAGAAAGAATACGAATCCGATTCAATTTTTGTATTCCATGACATCACCCCACAAGCTCCGATCCACCTACTTATCATACCAAAAATTCATATCACAAGTATGAATGAGATCAATTCACTCGACCCAAAAGTGATCCATGAAATTTTCCAGGTGATTCCCAAACTTGCTGAAAAAAATGGAATCTCTGAGAAAGGATACCGTGTTGTGAACAATTGTGGGAGCCATGGTGGTCAAACAGTCTCTCACATACATTTTCATTTATTAGGTGGTAGGCATTTACAATGGCCACCAGGATAG
- a CDS encoding ROK family protein produces the protein MKQAIGVDIGGGSIRVSLFDETGNELKSNHTKTPEHLDNDSFLKLLVETIRPLKDGSIGIGVGSPGPLNNDTGVMLNSANMVGLSNLPIKSVLEKEFSLPVFYENDANCAALGEAIFGNYKQYESQLILTLGTGIGGGFVKQGQLYTGYLGNGIEIGHTTAVLDGALCGCGVRGCVESYFSTKGFLNRYKEKTNTLLPHAEAFFELVKAGNKDAKNILDFGTKTLAHAVRNAVQLLNPEAVVFVGGITKSYDLFGGPLEKEIRETIFSVLNERLKMGPGGNISGTLGAASLVFVKEKF, from the coding sequence TTGAAACAAGCCATAGGTGTTGATATTGGTGGTGGGAGTATCCGAGTTTCCCTCTTTGATGAAACAGGAAACGAACTAAAGTCCAATCACACAAAAACGCCAGAACACTTAGACAATGATTCATTTTTAAAACTGCTCGTTGAAACCATTCGCCCGCTTAAAGATGGAAGTATAGGAATTGGAGTTGGTTCTCCTGGACCTCTCAATAATGACACAGGTGTAATGCTTAACAGTGCCAATATGGTAGGTCTTTCAAACTTACCGATCAAATCTGTTTTAGAAAAAGAATTTTCACTTCCAGTATTTTATGAAAACGATGCCAATTGCGCAGCGTTAGGTGAAGCAATTTTCGGAAATTACAAACAATATGAATCCCAACTAATTCTAACACTAGGAACTGGAATCGGTGGAGGATTTGTCAAACAAGGCCAATTGTATACAGGTTACCTTGGGAATGGAATCGAAATTGGACATACCACAGCAGTCTTGGATGGAGCCCTCTGTGGTTGTGGGGTTCGAGGTTGTGTCGAAAGTTATTTTTCCACAAAAGGATTTTTAAATCGATACAAGGAAAAAACAAACACTTTACTCCCTCATGCAGAAGCTTTTTTTGAATTGGTTAAGGCTGGTAACAAAGATGCAAAAAATATTTTGGATTTTGGGACAAAAACCTTAGCACATGCTGTCAGAAATGCGGTCCAATTACTCAATCCGGAAGCAGTTGTTTTTGTTGGTGGCATCACGAAGTCTTATGATTTGTTTGGTGGTCCATTGGAGAAAGAAATCCGCGAGACAATTTTTTCTGTTTTGAATGAGCGATTAAAAATGGGACCAGGTGGAAATATATCTGGTACACTCGGTGCAGCATCACTCGTATTTGTTAAGGAGAAGTTTTGA